In a single window of the Delftia tsuruhatensis genome:
- a CDS encoding isopenicillin N synthase family dioxygenase, producing MNTLANPALPSDYALGELAKEARMGGQGEEIRTREVRVIDISDFAHRKAEIAEALWQASVEIGFFQVSGHGIPQPDIDAAFERAEQLFALPPEVKAQWPLSRNAGWEHKAQIRPSTRTPDQKESYQVTRPRMAGLWPTEQELPGFQQATLGFERQCWQVGMQLLSCFAYKLGFDADFFTRAHDPSVPAYQSTLRMLHYFAVDPALQDELGLWRAGAHTDFDCLTLLFQRAGQGGLQVLPGKEIEGQQWTPVDPVEGVITCNIGDMLTRWSDDQLPSNFHRVRNPLPHEYQGARYSLAFFCQANEDAVIEGPGRKYPPITGAEYLRQRISANFSNRY from the coding sequence ATGAACACGCTTGCCAACCCTGCCTTGCCTTCCGATTACGCGCTGGGCGAACTGGCCAAGGAGGCCCGCATGGGCGGCCAGGGCGAGGAGATCCGCACGCGCGAGGTGCGCGTCATCGACATCTCCGATTTCGCGCACCGCAAGGCCGAGATCGCCGAGGCCCTGTGGCAGGCCTCGGTGGAGATCGGCTTCTTCCAGGTGTCGGGCCACGGCATCCCCCAGCCCGACATCGACGCAGCATTCGAGCGTGCCGAGCAGCTGTTCGCGCTGCCGCCCGAGGTCAAGGCGCAATGGCCCTTGTCGCGCAATGCGGGCTGGGAGCACAAGGCCCAGATCCGGCCGTCCACGCGCACCCCCGACCAGAAGGAGTCCTACCAGGTCACGCGCCCGCGCATGGCCGGGCTGTGGCCCACCGAGCAGGAACTGCCGGGCTTTCAGCAGGCCACGCTGGGCTTCGAGCGCCAGTGCTGGCAGGTGGGCATGCAGCTGCTGTCGTGCTTTGCCTACAAGCTGGGCTTTGACGCGGACTTCTTCACGCGCGCCCACGACCCTTCGGTGCCTGCCTACCAGAGCACGCTGCGCATGCTGCACTACTTCGCCGTCGATCCCGCGCTCCAGGACGAGCTGGGCCTGTGGCGTGCGGGCGCCCACACCGACTTCGACTGCCTGACCCTGCTGTTCCAGCGCGCGGGCCAGGGCGGCCTGCAGGTGCTGCCGGGCAAGGAAATCGAAGGCCAGCAATGGACGCCCGTGGACCCCGTCGAAGGCGTGATCACCTGCAACATCGGCGACATGCTCACGCGCTGGAGCGACGACCAGCTGCCCAGCAACTTCCACCGCGTGCGCAACCCGCTGCCCCATGAATACCAGGGCGCCCGCTACAGCCTGGCCTTCTTCTGCCAGGCCAACGAGGATGCGGTGATCGAGGGGCCGGGCCGGAAATATCCGCCCATCACCGGCGCCGAATACCTGCGCCAGCGCATCAGTGCCAATTTCTCCAACAGGTATTGA
- a CDS encoding acyl-CoA-binding protein, with translation MSDLNAAFEAAVKNSTSISERPDNATLLRIYALYKQATEGDNEAKKPSFTDMVGRAKWDAWEKLKGATTDEAKQQYVDLIESLR, from the coding sequence ATGTCCGATCTGAACGCCGCCTTCGAGGCCGCCGTCAAGAATTCCACCTCGATCAGCGAGCGCCCCGACAATGCCACGCTGCTCAGGATCTATGCGCTGTACAAGCAGGCCACCGAGGGCGACAACGAGGCCAAGAAGCCCAGCTTCACCGACATGGTGGGCCGCGCCAAGTGGGATGCCTGGGAAAAGCTCAAGGGCGCGACCACCGACGAGGCCAAGCAGCAGTACGTCGATCTCATCGAGTCGCTGCGCTGA
- a CDS encoding ATP-binding cassette domain-containing protein, producing the protein MALHIRQRRLRHGGQAAVQTMDLRIAPGEILALSGPAGCGKTRVLRTLAGLDPPGHAAVDRDGCRVSWGGASSPFPMRDLGLVLQGDNLSSDMSVQGHVGLPLALRGLPQAQVREGALQALALLGLQGMGEYRPASLSGGQRQRVLLARSLVARPRLVLWDAPLSLLGRDLQKALWLELAALLRHLGCTAVYATQDFEEACAIADRVVVMDHGRIPQEFVPAARLEAAD; encoded by the coding sequence ATGGCACTGCATATCCGGCAACGGCGCCTGCGCCATGGCGGGCAGGCCGCGGTCCAGACCATGGACCTGCGGATCGCGCCCGGCGAAATCCTGGCCCTGTCGGGCCCGGCGGGCTGCGGCAAGACCCGTGTGCTCAGGACGCTGGCCGGCCTGGATCCGCCCGGGCACGCTGCCGTGGACCGCGATGGCTGCCGTGTGTCCTGGGGCGGCGCATCCTCTCCTTTCCCGATGCGGGACCTGGGCCTGGTGCTCCAGGGCGACAATCTGTCGTCCGACATGAGCGTGCAGGGCCATGTGGGGTTGCCACTGGCACTGCGCGGACTGCCGCAGGCCCAGGTTCGCGAGGGCGCCCTGCAGGCGCTGGCATTGCTGGGGTTGCAAGGCATGGGCGAGTACCGGCCCGCCAGCCTGTCGGGCGGCCAGCGGCAGCGCGTGCTGCTGGCGCGCTCCCTGGTGGCGCGACCACGCCTGGTTCTATGGGACGCGCCGCTGTCACTGCTGGGCCGAGACCTGCAGAAAGCTCTGTGGCTGGAGCTGGCAGCGTTGCTGCGCCATCTGGGCTGCACGGCCGTCTACGCCACGCAGGACTTCGAGGAGGCGTGCGCCATCGCGGACCGCGTGGTCGTCATGGACCACGGACGCATCCCGCAGGAGTTCGTCCCGGCGGCGCGGTTGGAGGCCGCCGACTGA
- a CDS encoding M20 aminoacylase family protein — MALLQELLDSAPEITALRRDIHAHPELCFEELRTADLVARQLQDWGIAVHRGLGRTGVVGTIHGRDAGACGRAVGLRADMDALPMQEFNTFEHASRHAGKMHACGHDGHVAMLLGAAQYLAAHRDSFEGTVHLIFQPAEEGGGGAREMVEDGLFTQFPMQAVFGMHNWPGMRAGAMAVGPGPVMASSNEFRIVVRGKGGHAAMPHMVIDPLPVAAQLILGLQTIVSRNVKPIEAGVVSVTMVHAGEATNVVPDSVELQGTVRTFTLEVLDLIERRMKALAESICAAHDTRCEFEFVRNYPPTINSAPEAEFARRVMAEVVGEANVLPQEPSMGAEDFAFMLLEKPGAYCFIANGDGDHRAMGHGGGPCTLHNPSYDFNDALIPQGATFWVRLAQRWLAEPTR; from the coding sequence ATGGCCTTGCTGCAGGAACTGCTGGACAGCGCACCCGAGATCACCGCGCTGCGCCGCGACATACACGCCCATCCCGAACTGTGCTTCGAGGAGTTGCGCACCGCCGACCTCGTGGCCCGGCAACTGCAGGACTGGGGCATCGCCGTGCACCGGGGCCTGGGCCGCACGGGCGTGGTGGGCACCATCCACGGGCGCGACGCAGGTGCCTGCGGCCGTGCCGTCGGCCTGCGCGCCGACATGGACGCCCTGCCCATGCAGGAGTTCAACACCTTCGAGCATGCCAGCCGCCACGCGGGCAAGATGCACGCCTGCGGGCATGACGGCCACGTGGCCATGCTGCTGGGCGCGGCCCAGTACCTGGCGGCGCACCGCGACAGCTTCGAGGGCACGGTGCACCTGATCTTCCAGCCGGCCGAGGAGGGCGGCGGCGGCGCGCGCGAGATGGTCGAGGACGGCCTGTTCACGCAGTTCCCCATGCAGGCCGTGTTCGGCATGCACAACTGGCCCGGCATGCGCGCGGGTGCCATGGCCGTGGGCCCGGGGCCGGTCATGGCGTCGAGCAACGAGTTCCGCATCGTCGTGCGCGGCAAGGGCGGCCATGCGGCCATGCCGCACATGGTGATCGATCCGCTGCCCGTGGCGGCCCAGCTCATCCTGGGTCTGCAGACCATCGTCAGCCGCAACGTCAAGCCCATCGAGGCCGGAGTGGTCTCGGTGACCATGGTGCACGCGGGCGAGGCCACCAACGTCGTTCCCGACAGCGTGGAGCTGCAGGGCACGGTGCGTACCTTCACGCTGGAGGTGCTGGACCTGATAGAGCGGCGCATGAAGGCCCTGGCCGAGAGCATCTGCGCCGCGCATGACACGCGCTGCGAGTTCGAGTTCGTGCGCAACTACCCGCCGACCATCAACTCCGCACCCGAGGCCGAGTTCGCCCGCCGCGTCATGGCCGAGGTGGTGGGCGAGGCCAACGTGCTGCCCCAGGAGCCTTCCATGGGCGCCGAGGACTTCGCCTTCATGCTGCTGGAGAAGCCCGGCGCCTACTGCTTCATCGCCAATGGGGACGGTGACCACCGTGCCATGGGCCACGGCGGCGGGCCCTGCACCCTGCACAATCCCAGCTACGACTTCAACGATGCGCTGATCCCGCAGGGCGCCACTTTCTGGGTGCGGCTGGCACAGCGCTGGCTGGCCGAGCCCACGCGCTGA
- a CDS encoding ABC transporter substrate-binding protein translates to MHRPETAFSRRQFIAAGTAAAAAAWSGVARSQDSGGTIVLGQSCAMTGPAAQIGQPFHEGAKLYFEQLNAQGGVGRRNIELRVVDDGYEPERCVANTQRFLSDDVFALFGYVGTSTSMAALPLLQKARVPLFAPLTGADALRQPQLAHLVYNVRASYADETALMVRHLTGLGLKKVAVLHQNDAYGQSGFEGVKAALAAKGLEPVGAATVERNSANVAAAVKALVPLGADVIVQIVTWSASAAFVRAARQAGFGGQFYNVSFVGTQALAEALGKDAEGVVVTQVVPSPFQTSRQITREFLTAIQKGGGKLAASYSSLEGYLTARVFADALRQASSGGKPTRDGLVAALDGLHGQQVAGFPLVFKAQSTRQRFVELSMLTADGKVRV, encoded by the coding sequence ATGCACCGACCAGAGACGGCCTTCAGCCGCAGACAATTCATCGCAGCAGGCACCGCTGCCGCGGCAGCCGCGTGGAGCGGCGTGGCGCGCTCCCAGGATTCCGGCGGCACCATCGTGCTGGGCCAGTCCTGCGCAATGACCGGGCCTGCGGCCCAGATCGGCCAACCCTTCCACGAGGGCGCGAAACTGTATTTCGAGCAGCTCAACGCCCAGGGTGGCGTGGGCCGGCGCAACATCGAGCTGCGCGTGGTCGACGACGGCTACGAGCCCGAGCGCTGCGTGGCCAATACCCAACGCTTCCTGTCCGACGACGTGTTCGCGCTGTTCGGCTATGTGGGCACCTCGACCAGCATGGCCGCGTTGCCGCTGCTGCAAAAGGCGCGCGTGCCCTTGTTCGCGCCGCTGACCGGCGCCGACGCGTTGCGCCAGCCCCAGCTGGCCCACCTGGTCTACAACGTGCGCGCCTCCTATGCCGACGAGACGGCTCTGATGGTGCGCCATCTCACCGGCCTGGGCCTCAAGAAGGTGGCCGTGCTGCACCAGAACGATGCCTACGGGCAGTCGGGCTTTGAAGGCGTGAAGGCGGCCCTGGCCGCCAAGGGGCTGGAGCCCGTGGGCGCGGCCACCGTGGAGCGCAATTCCGCCAACGTGGCGGCGGCCGTCAAGGCCCTGGTGCCGCTGGGGGCCGACGTCATCGTGCAGATCGTCACCTGGTCGGCCAGCGCGGCCTTCGTGCGCGCCGCGCGCCAGGCAGGCTTCGGCGGCCAGTTCTACAACGTCTCCTTCGTGGGAACCCAGGCGCTGGCGGAGGCGCTGGGCAAGGACGCCGAGGGCGTTGTCGTGACCCAGGTCGTGCCATCGCCCTTCCAGACCTCGCGCCAGATCACGCGCGAGTTCCTCACGGCCATCCAGAAGGGCGGTGGCAAGCTGGCGGCCAGCTACTCCAGCCTGGAGGGCTACCTGACCGCGCGGGTGTTCGCCGATGCGCTGCGCCAGGCTTCGTCTGGCGGCAAGCCCACGCGCGACGGCCTGGTGGCCGCGCTCGATGGCCTGCATGGCCAGCAGGTGGCCGGCTTCCCTCTGGTCTTCAAGGCGCAGTCCACCAGGCAGCGTTTCGTGGAGTTGTCCATGCTGACCGCCGACGGCAAGGTCCGGGTGTAG
- a CDS encoding molybdopterin-containing oxidoreductase family protein, whose protein sequence is MSSATPTSQVLGACPHDCPDTCSLVTTVQDGVATRVQGNPAHPHTGGVLCAKVSKYTERSYHPERVLTPLKRTGPKGSGQFSPVSWQEALADIATRLQSLAARDPESVLPYSYAGTMGLVQGESMDRRFFHQLGASLLDRTICSSAGGEALALTYGGKLGMRVEHFIESRLILIWGSNSIGSSLHFWRYALEAKRNGARLVCIDPRKTETADKCHEHLQLLPGTDAALALALMHELITHGWLDHDYIERHTLGWESLRERALQWPPERAAQVCGLPVEQIRQLARDYGTTAPAAIRLNYGVQRARGGGNAVRAIACLPALVGAWRHRAGGLLLSASGALPAQRAHLQMPRLLGDRRPRTINMSTIGDALLHPGDAAFGPRVDAIVVYNSNPVAVAPESAKVVAGFAREDLFTVVLEQFMTDTADLADYVLPATTQIEHWDIHGSYGHTDVLLNRPAIAPLGQARSNAQIFRDLAAHMAAHDTAFAAPHFHTDDEQLCREAFEGRGVDFAELLDKGFATLALPEAPFAEGGFATPSGRCEFASAELARRGLDPLPDYLPNYETGDTDPRYPLAMISPPARNFLNSSFVNVKSLRTMEGRPLVELHPEDAARRGVAEGDRVRVFNDRGSYECHATLNGRARQGVVNGLGIWWRKHGDNGTNVNELTHQRLTDLGRAPSFYDCAVQVQRLAATA, encoded by the coding sequence ATGTCCTCCGCCACGCCAACCTCCCAGGTCCTGGGCGCCTGCCCGCACGACTGCCCCGACACCTGCTCGCTGGTGACCACGGTGCAGGACGGCGTGGCCACGCGCGTCCAGGGCAACCCCGCCCATCCGCACACCGGCGGCGTGCTCTGCGCCAAGGTCAGCAAGTACACCGAGCGCAGCTACCACCCGGAGCGTGTGCTGACACCGCTCAAGCGCACGGGCCCCAAGGGCAGCGGGCAGTTCAGCCCCGTGTCCTGGCAAGAGGCCCTGGCCGACATCGCCACACGGCTGCAATCCCTGGCGGCGCGCGACCCCGAGTCCGTCCTGCCCTACAGCTACGCGGGCACCATGGGCCTGGTCCAGGGCGAGAGCATGGACCGGCGCTTCTTCCACCAGTTGGGCGCCTCGCTGCTGGACCGCACCATCTGCTCCAGCGCGGGCGGCGAGGCCCTGGCCCTGACCTACGGCGGCAAGCTGGGCATGCGCGTGGAGCATTTCATCGAAAGCCGGCTGATCCTCATCTGGGGCAGCAACAGCATCGGCAGCAGCCTGCATTTCTGGCGCTACGCGCTGGAGGCCAAGCGCAACGGCGCGCGCCTGGTGTGCATAGACCCGCGCAAGACCGAGACGGCCGACAAGTGCCACGAGCACCTCCAGCTGCTGCCCGGCACCGACGCCGCGCTGGCGCTGGCGCTGATGCACGAGCTGATCACCCACGGCTGGCTGGACCATGACTACATCGAGCGGCACACGCTGGGCTGGGAATCGCTCAGGGAGCGCGCCCTGCAATGGCCGCCGGAGCGCGCGGCCCAGGTCTGCGGCCTGCCCGTGGAACAGATCCGCCAGCTGGCGCGCGACTACGGCACGACCGCGCCCGCCGCCATCCGCCTGAACTACGGCGTGCAGCGCGCGCGCGGCGGCGGCAATGCCGTGCGCGCCATCGCCTGCCTGCCGGCCCTGGTCGGCGCCTGGCGCCACCGCGCGGGCGGCCTGCTGCTGTCCGCCTCGGGCGCCCTGCCCGCGCAGCGCGCGCACCTGCAGATGCCGCGCCTGCTCGGCGATCGCCGCCCGCGCACCATCAACATGAGCACCATCGGCGACGCGCTGCTGCACCCGGGCGATGCGGCCTTCGGCCCGCGCGTGGATGCCATCGTGGTCTACAACAGCAACCCCGTGGCCGTGGCCCCCGAGTCGGCCAAGGTCGTGGCGGGCTTTGCCCGCGAGGACCTGTTCACCGTGGTGCTGGAGCAGTTCATGACCGACACAGCCGATCTGGCCGACTATGTGCTGCCCGCCACCACGCAGATCGAGCACTGGGACATCCACGGCAGCTATGGCCATACCGACGTGCTGCTCAACCGCCCCGCCATCGCGCCGCTGGGCCAGGCACGCAGCAATGCACAGATCTTCCGCGACCTGGCCGCGCACATGGCGGCCCATGACACGGCCTTCGCCGCGCCCCACTTCCATACGGATGACGAGCAGCTGTGCCGCGAGGCCTTCGAAGGGCGCGGCGTGGACTTCGCCGAGCTGCTGGACAAGGGCTTCGCCACCCTGGCCCTTCCCGAGGCGCCGTTCGCCGAGGGCGGCTTCGCCACGCCCTCGGGCCGCTGCGAATTCGCCAGCGCCGAGCTGGCACGGCGAGGGCTCGACCCGCTGCCCGACTACCTGCCCAACTACGAGACCGGCGACACCGACCCGCGCTATCCGCTGGCCATGATCTCGCCGCCCGCGCGCAACTTCCTCAACAGCAGCTTCGTCAACGTCAAGAGCCTGCGCACCATGGAGGGCCGCCCCCTGGTGGAACTGCACCCCGAGGATGCGGCGCGGCGCGGCGTGGCCGAGGGCGACCGGGTACGCGTCTTCAACGACCGGGGCAGCTACGAATGCCACGCGACGCTCAACGGCCGCGCACGCCAGGGCGTGGTCAACGGGCTGGGCATCTGGTGGCGCAAGCACGGCGACAACGGCACCAACGTCAACGAACTGACCCACCAGCGCCTGACCGACCTGGGCCGTGCGCCCAGCTTCTACGACTGCGCGGTGCAGGTGCAGCGGCTGGCCGCCACAGCCTGA
- a CDS encoding ABC1 kinase family protein — protein MLQTAVVAVRDRARLQEIVGVLLRFGLADLVDTLGLARFAPRGGMASSSPGPAAEHPLDASRPERLRMALEHLGPSFVKLGQILATRSDLLAPEWTAALQQLHSHAAPLPWETARPLIEQSLGLPVDQVFTHFDPVPLASASIAQVYRARLKAETARQEGSDANEAIPGPDIDVVVKVQRPGLRPQIEADLRLLEHLALLAQAQWPQLARLRPREVTRQLGQALREELDFTVEAHNGDAVAAHFANQDEIVVPRIHWALSGPRLLVQDYVAGVPASAVGTDPALDGPLLARRGARAFLQMVLRDGLFHADPHPGNLLALPGNRVGFIDFGMVGRLSPRRRRQVLGLMRALVEGQSRSLAGVLLDWAAENESPGHASPSAARIEVAVDRFVTRHGPGAGSGRLVMSRALQDFMALARETGVALPADMALLLKALITADQVLLQLDPQFDVVETATPLVKAQLLQRYSLRSLARQRRAAMAQWMELADDAPHTLRLVMQRLRSGRVQADLDIRHIDRLSLALERAATRLALAVVSGAFILGLAPGLLTMGPRLWGVPLFAALGVAGAGASLAVLFITMRRQKALD, from the coding sequence ATGCTGCAAACCGCCGTGGTCGCCGTGCGCGACCGGGCCCGGCTGCAGGAAATCGTCGGCGTGCTGCTGCGCTTCGGACTGGCCGACCTCGTGGACACGCTGGGCCTGGCCCGCTTCGCGCCACGCGGCGGCATGGCCAGCTCCAGCCCCGGCCCCGCCGCCGAACACCCGCTCGATGCCAGCCGCCCCGAACGCCTGCGCATGGCGCTGGAGCACCTGGGGCCCAGCTTCGTCAAGCTGGGCCAGATCCTGGCCACACGCTCGGACCTGCTCGCGCCCGAATGGACGGCCGCGCTGCAGCAGCTGCACAGCCATGCCGCGCCCCTGCCCTGGGAAACCGCCCGGCCGCTGATCGAGCAATCGCTGGGCCTGCCCGTGGACCAGGTGTTCACGCATTTCGACCCCGTCCCGCTGGCCTCGGCCTCCATCGCCCAGGTCTACCGCGCCCGGCTCAAGGCCGAGACCGCACGTCAGGAGGGCAGTGACGCGAACGAAGCCATTCCCGGCCCGGACATCGATGTCGTAGTCAAGGTCCAGCGCCCCGGGCTGCGCCCGCAGATCGAGGCCGATCTGCGCCTGCTCGAACACCTGGCGCTGCTGGCCCAGGCGCAGTGGCCGCAGCTGGCCCGCCTGCGCCCGCGCGAGGTCACGCGCCAGCTGGGCCAGGCGCTGCGCGAGGAACTGGACTTCACCGTCGAGGCCCACAACGGCGACGCCGTGGCCGCGCACTTCGCGAACCAGGACGAGATCGTCGTGCCGCGCATCCACTGGGCCCTGAGCGGGCCGCGCCTGCTGGTGCAGGACTATGTGGCCGGCGTCCCGGCCTCGGCCGTGGGCACCGACCCCGCGCTGGATGGCCCGCTGCTGGCGCGCCGGGGCGCCCGGGCGTTCCTGCAGATGGTGCTGCGCGACGGGCTCTTCCATGCCGACCCCCATCCCGGCAACCTGCTGGCCCTGCCCGGCAACCGCGTGGGTTTCATCGACTTCGGCATGGTCGGCCGCCTGTCGCCCCGGCGCCGGCGCCAGGTGCTGGGCCTGATGCGCGCCCTGGTCGAGGGCCAGAGCCGCAGCCTCGCCGGCGTGCTGCTGGACTGGGCCGCCGAAAACGAGTCGCCAGGCCATGCCTCCCCCTCGGCCGCGCGCATCGAGGTCGCCGTGGACCGCTTCGTCACCCGCCACGGCCCCGGCGCGGGCAGTGGCCGGCTGGTGATGTCGCGCGCACTGCAGGACTTCATGGCCCTGGCCCGGGAAACCGGCGTGGCCCTGCCGGCGGACATGGCCCTGCTGCTCAAGGCCCTGATCACCGCCGACCAGGTGCTGCTGCAGCTCGATCCGCAGTTCGACGTGGTCGAGACCGCCACGCCCCTGGTCAAGGCCCAACTGCTGCAGCGCTACTCCCTGCGCAGCCTGGCACGCCAGCGCCGCGCCGCCATGGCGCAGTGGATGGAACTGGCCGACGACGCGCCGCACACCCTGCGGCTGGTGATGCAAAGACTGCGCTCGGGCCGGGTGCAGGCCGACCTGGACATACGCCACATCGACCGCCTCTCGCTCGCACTGGAACGCGCCGCCACCCGGCTGGCCCTGGCCGTGGTCTCCGGCGCCTTCATCCTCGGCCTGGCCCCCGGCCTGCTGACCATGGGCCCGCGCCTGTGGGGCGTTCCCCTGTTCGCCGCCCTGGGCGTGGCCGGCGCTGGCGCCAGCCTGGCCGTCCTGTTCATCACCATGCGCCGGCAGAAGGCGCTGGATTGA
- a CDS encoding type II toxin-antitoxin system HipA family toxin, whose product MTAAAAAPGIHPRSYVPQDRLYAWALVNPAAPTLIGEIGLSPLVADCASFAYAADWWQFPLSEDLPLLAGTVFSAGEKGSAPGALDDARPDRWGERIIRHIDRPARLSILEMLLFAGDDRFGALGVSVSAQQYIPRQLGPYARVQDLAQLAVALEDVQTQTPIAADMQRLIQPGVTLGGARPKALLQTSSGSSVVKFGELGDTVDVPLIEHATMTLAARAGIQPAVTAVLPLSARRRRPAHALSIERFDRAGPYRVHCLSARTVLRAAGLQDSYGALASMLLRLAHPQRQAAMRQELFKRMVFNILMDNTDDHERNHSLCLGFDGYYQLSPAYDVVPTLQNLGYQQMEVGEHGTESTLDNALTGIGEFGLQRPRAIELIREVVQVVDGWQPHFAQLGVDPADMEQLRHSIERDALRLQRDAFR is encoded by the coding sequence ATGACCGCCGCTGCTGCCGCACCCGGCATCCATCCGCGCAGCTATGTGCCCCAGGACCGGCTCTACGCCTGGGCCCTGGTGAATCCCGCCGCGCCCACGCTGATCGGCGAGATCGGGCTGTCGCCGCTGGTGGCCGATTGCGCCAGCTTCGCCTATGCGGCCGACTGGTGGCAGTTCCCGCTCAGCGAGGATTTGCCCTTGCTGGCCGGTACGGTGTTCAGCGCAGGCGAAAAGGGCAGCGCGCCCGGCGCCCTGGACGATGCCCGCCCCGACCGCTGGGGCGAGCGCATCATCCGCCACATCGATCGCCCGGCGCGGCTGTCCATTCTGGAGATGCTGCTGTTTGCGGGCGACGACCGTTTTGGTGCGCTGGGCGTGTCCGTCTCCGCGCAGCAGTACATTCCGCGCCAGCTGGGACCCTACGCCCGGGTGCAGGATCTGGCGCAGTTGGCGGTTGCCCTGGAGGATGTGCAGACGCAGACCCCCATTGCGGCAGACATGCAGCGGCTGATACAGCCGGGCGTCACGCTGGGCGGCGCCAGGCCCAAGGCGCTGCTGCAGACGTCTTCCGGCAGCAGCGTGGTCAAGTTCGGGGAATTGGGCGATACGGTCGATGTCCCTCTGATCGAGCACGCCACCATGACGCTGGCCGCCCGTGCGGGCATCCAGCCGGCGGTCACGGCCGTCTTGCCGCTGTCCGCGCGTCGGCGCAGGCCCGCCCATGCGCTGAGCATCGAGCGCTTCGACCGCGCCGGCCCCTACCGTGTGCACTGCCTTTCAGCCAGGACGGTGCTGCGCGCCGCCGGGCTGCAGGACAGCTATGGTGCCCTGGCCTCCATGCTGCTGCGCCTGGCCCACCCACAGCGCCAGGCCGCCATGCGGCAGGAGCTTTTCAAGCGAATGGTGTTCAACATCCTCATGGACAACACCGACGACCATGAGCGCAACCACAGCCTGTGCCTGGGCTTTGACGGCTACTACCAGCTCTCGCCAGCCTACGACGTGGTACCCACGCTGCAGAACCTGGGCTACCAGCAGATGGAGGTTGGTGAGCATGGCACCGAGTCCACGCTGGACAACGCGCTCACCGGCATCGGCGAGTTCGGCCTGCAGCGACCGCGCGCCATCGAGCTGATCCGCGAGGTGGTGCAGGTCGTCGATGGCTGGCAGCCGCACTTTGCGCAACTGGGCGTGGACCCGGCCGACATGGAGCAGCTGCGCCACAGCATTGAGCGCGACGCGCTGCGGTTGCAGCGGGATGCCTTCCGCTAA
- a CDS encoding helix-turn-helix transcriptional regulator produces MPKKNAAPSEYPQAVLQQIALLAQNIVIARKRRGETQAQWAQRLGVSQPTMARIERGDPSVSVASYVMCLWLINQARGLADLIAPPNDHAALEREVAKVRGRGMPGPRSAPRRGAEPATGPVAQVHEAVRKAQASRNATAAGLADLLTQKASRP; encoded by the coding sequence ATGCCCAAGAAGAATGCCGCTCCCTCGGAGTACCCGCAGGCCGTGCTCCAGCAGATTGCGTTGCTGGCGCAGAACATCGTCATCGCCCGCAAACGCCGGGGTGAGACGCAGGCCCAGTGGGCCCAGCGGCTGGGCGTGTCCCAGCCCACCATGGCGCGCATCGAGCGCGGCGATCCCTCCGTCTCCGTGGCCTCCTATGTGATGTGCCTGTGGCTGATCAATCAGGCCCGGGGCCTGGCCGACCTGATTGCACCGCCCAACGACCACGCGGCGCTGGAGCGCGAGGTCGCCAAAGTCCGTGGCCGGGGCATGCCCGGTCCCAGATCCGCTCCCAGGCGTGGCGCCGAGCCCGCCACCGGACCCGTCGCCCAGGTGCATGAGGCCGTGCGGAAGGCCCAGGCGAGCCGGAATGCCACGGCCGCAGGCCTGGCCGATCTGCTGACGCAGAAGGCCTCGCGTCCATGA